A window of the Burkholderia sp. 9120 genome harbors these coding sequences:
- a CDS encoding NAD(P) transhydrogenase subunit alpha: MYVNVAVLTETLAHERRVALVPSVIPKLVKLGARLHMQPGAGAAIHLDDAAFPDVAFIAERTALVKDADVVLAVQPPALEVVSAMKEGAILVSFIYAHNEPALVKRLLEKKITCFAMERVPRITRAQSMDALSSQSALAGYYAVQLGSTHLARVVPKITSAAGSIGPAHVLVMGLGVAGLEAIATAHRLGAVVEGYDVRPETQEQALSLGATFVDTGIDARGKGGYARELSTDEKSRVAEVLTKHIQSADLIITTAAIPGKASPKLISHAQVAGMKAGSVIVDLSAEGGGNCEDTRPGETARIGNVTIVAPLNVPSLLGEDASELYAKNQYNLLALFMKDNVVDIDWSDEVLAKTVLTHAGENKADESDKAAKAVSEAHGPHTKGPHAKPATPVTPA; the protein is encoded by the coding sequence ATGTATGTCAACGTTGCCGTTCTGACGGAAACCCTGGCACATGAGCGCCGTGTGGCGCTCGTGCCCTCCGTGATCCCGAAACTGGTCAAACTGGGTGCCCGGCTGCACATGCAGCCGGGGGCGGGCGCAGCCATTCATCTGGACGACGCGGCCTTCCCGGATGTCGCCTTCATTGCCGAGCGCACGGCGCTCGTCAAAGACGCCGATGTCGTGCTCGCCGTGCAGCCTCCCGCGCTGGAAGTGGTCAGCGCGATGAAGGAGGGTGCAATTCTCGTTTCATTCATCTATGCCCACAACGAGCCGGCGCTCGTGAAGCGCTTGCTCGAAAAGAAGATTACCTGTTTCGCGATGGAGCGTGTGCCGCGCATCACGCGGGCGCAGTCCATGGACGCGCTGTCGAGCCAGTCCGCGCTCGCCGGTTACTACGCGGTGCAACTCGGCTCCACGCACCTCGCTCGCGTGGTGCCGAAGATCACCAGCGCAGCCGGTTCGATCGGACCGGCTCACGTGCTGGTGATGGGACTCGGCGTGGCGGGGCTGGAAGCGATCGCTACTGCGCACCGGCTTGGCGCGGTCGTAGAGGGTTACGACGTGCGGCCCGAGACCCAGGAGCAGGCGCTCTCATTGGGCGCGACCTTCGTCGATACCGGGATCGACGCGCGCGGCAAAGGCGGCTATGCCCGCGAATTGAGCACCGACGAAAAATCCAGGGTGGCGGAGGTGCTGACGAAGCACATCCAGAGCGCCGACCTGATCATCACAACCGCCGCGATTCCCGGCAAAGCCTCGCCCAAGCTCATTAGTCACGCACAGGTCGCCGGCATGAAAGCGGGCTCCGTCATCGTCGATCTGTCGGCCGAAGGGGGTGGCAACTGCGAAGACACGCGGCCAGGCGAGACCGCACGCATCGGCAACGTAACGATTGTAGCGCCGCTGAACGTGCCCTCGCTGCTTGGTGAAGACGCAAGCGAGTTGTACGCGAAGAATCAGTACAACCTGCTGGCGCTGTTCATGAAAGACAACGTCGTCGACATCGACTGGAGCGACGAGGTGCTCGCTAAAACGGTGCTTACGCATGCCGGCGAGAACAAGGCCGATGAGAGCGACAAGGCCGCGAAAGCCGTTTCTGAGGCACACGGGCCGCATACGAAAGGCCCGCACGCGAAGCCAGCCACTCCCGTGACTCCGGCATGA
- a CDS encoding PRC-barrel domain-containing protein — MQLSILAGYLAATTCLGLACSVSAAGSPAGTAAVHTTAPSKVGGGAQKCLSDLHAFNLSIAKDGYWLGGSRYGYGSPVATSGYGWYGYPGDEYPAVASDGVRDARPGYEIRALLVSANILARHGQQQQCEALLTTSRGIYQSYVSSLHGNSAPLARMNGWEQRQIASAQPVTGQNISFNSDQLVGTEVRNPQDEALGSVHDIVTSPQTGKIAYLVIGRGGVFGIDEKYVPVPWADFKVTPNVSLLVLTATPSAMKAAPEVSGTQLNNGANFDEVSQKVDAYWKTSLSKADSE, encoded by the coding sequence ATGCAATTATCTATATTGGCAGGGTATCTGGCTGCGACGACCTGTTTGGGACTCGCCTGTTCGGTTTCAGCTGCGGGGAGCCCGGCTGGCACTGCCGCCGTTCACACCACTGCACCCTCCAAGGTGGGAGGCGGAGCGCAGAAATGCCTCTCGGACCTTCATGCCTTCAACCTGTCGATCGCTAAAGACGGTTACTGGCTAGGTGGGTCCCGCTACGGATACGGCTCTCCCGTCGCAACCTCAGGGTATGGTTGGTACGGCTACCCCGGTGATGAATACCCGGCTGTCGCATCAGATGGCGTCAGAGATGCCCGTCCCGGTTATGAAATTCGGGCTCTGCTAGTCTCGGCAAATATTCTCGCTCGACACGGTCAGCAGCAGCAATGTGAAGCGCTACTCACCACGAGTCGCGGAATCTACCAGAGCTACGTGAGCAGCTTGCACGGCAACAGCGCGCCGCTAGCGAGAATGAATGGTTGGGAGCAGCGCCAGATTGCTTCCGCGCAGCCTGTCACCGGTCAGAATATTTCGTTCAATTCAGACCAGCTTGTCGGCACCGAGGTTCGCAACCCACAAGATGAAGCATTGGGTAGTGTCCATGACATCGTGACAAGTCCGCAGACCGGCAAGATTGCGTATCTAGTGATCGGTCGGGGCGGTGTATTCGGAATCGATGAGAAATATGTCCCGGTTCCATGGGCAGACTTCAAGGTGACGCCGAACGTCAGCCTCCTGGTTCTGACTGCAACACCCAGTGCAATGAAGGCGGCGCCAGAGGTTAGCGGCACCCAGCTCAATAATGGCGCTAACTTTGACGAGGTCAGTCAAAAGGTAGACGCGTACTGGAAGACCTCGCTTTCGAAAGCGGACTCCGAGTGA
- a CDS encoding class I SAM-dependent methyltransferase — protein sequence MSLSRHLLRTAEQRLADLPLACSIRLPGGQRFGASHPRLAFIVRDMRTLLHLAQGAIGRLAEDYVEGRLEIEGNMRDLMATAPALFGDDPTREAEGWLPRLINRAQRNIWERRHHSRASDSAQIQRHYDVSDDFYALWLDPKRVYSCAYFAHPSMTLADAQEAKLDQICKKLRLRYGERFIDIGAGWGGLLLWAAEHYGVDATGITLSRNQYEYVNQLIETRGLQGRVRMLLMDYRDIDESRPFDKVASVGMCEHVGRPNLIPYFAKIYRVLKPGGLLMNHCITAGGAEHAPLDGGMGDFVEKYIFPGGQLVHVGAMLDAMTRANLEPVDAECLRPHYALTLWHWADALESSLGEARRVLGPDAERILRAYRLYLAGSAMGFERGWTSLFQVLASRPDGIVEAPDQRAPGLFAMQSEYPFNRTYMCRDDSQRLAAHARPHELADMEEAQHEPADSTT from the coding sequence ATGTCGCTTTCCCGTCACTTGCTCCGAACGGCGGAACAACGCCTTGCCGATTTACCGCTGGCGTGTTCCATCCGGCTTCCCGGTGGACAGCGCTTCGGCGCGAGCCACCCTCGTCTCGCATTCATTGTCCGCGATATGCGTACGCTCCTGCATCTGGCGCAGGGTGCGATCGGACGGTTAGCCGAAGATTACGTGGAAGGGCGCCTTGAAATCGAAGGCAATATGCGCGACCTGATGGCGACAGCACCGGCCTTGTTCGGCGACGATCCCACCCGGGAGGCGGAAGGCTGGCTCCCTCGTTTAATCAATCGAGCCCAACGTAACATATGGGAACGCCGCCATCACAGTCGCGCGAGCGATAGTGCGCAGATCCAGCGGCACTACGACGTGTCCGACGATTTCTACGCCCTGTGGCTCGACCCGAAGCGGGTTTACTCGTGTGCTTACTTCGCCCATCCGTCCATGACGCTTGCCGACGCGCAGGAGGCGAAACTCGACCAGATTTGCAAAAAACTCAGACTTCGTTATGGCGAGCGTTTCATCGACATCGGTGCAGGCTGGGGTGGGCTCCTGCTATGGGCGGCGGAGCACTATGGCGTTGACGCTACCGGGATCACCCTGTCGAGAAATCAATACGAGTATGTCAACCAGCTGATTGAAACCAGGGGCTTGCAAGGCAGGGTGCGCATGCTTTTAATGGACTATCGCGATATCGACGAATCGAGGCCATTCGACAAGGTGGCATCCGTAGGCATGTGCGAACACGTAGGCCGGCCCAACCTGATTCCATACTTCGCCAAGATATACCGGGTGCTCAAGCCGGGTGGTCTTCTGATGAATCACTGCATCACAGCAGGTGGCGCAGAGCACGCCCCGCTCGACGGCGGCATGGGGGATTTCGTCGAAAAATACATTTTCCCTGGCGGTCAGCTAGTGCATGTCGGCGCCATGCTGGATGCGATGACACGTGCAAATCTCGAGCCGGTGGACGCCGAATGTTTGCGCCCGCACTATGCCTTGACACTATGGCACTGGGCCGACGCATTGGAGTCGAGTCTCGGTGAAGCGAGGCGCGTGCTAGGTCCAGATGCCGAACGGATCCTCCGTGCTTACCGCCTGTACCTTGCCGGTTCCGCGATGGGATTCGAGAGGGGTTGGACGTCGCTGTTTCAGGTTCTTGCCTCCCGCCCCGATGGCATCGTTGAGGCACCCGACCAGCGGGCGCCTGGACTGTTTGCTATGCAAAGCGAGTATCCCTTCAATCGCACTTATATGTGCCGCGACGATAGCCAACGGTTAGCGGCTCATGCTCGGCCCCACGAATTGGCGGACATGGAAGAGGCGCAACATGAACCCGCTGACAGCACTACTTGA
- a CDS encoding ornithine carbamoyltransferase: MMFNVHNRSYLTLMEYTPRQIHFLLDLSRDLKRAKYAGNESQRLSGKNIALIFEKTSTRTRCAFEVAAHDQGAHVTYLDSSGSQIGHKESIKDTARVLGRMFDAIEYRGFGQDVVEELAKFAGVPVYNGLTDEFHPTQMLADMLTMHEFSDKPLHEVAYAYVGDAHNNTGNSLMIVGTKLGMDVRLCAPRHLWPQDELVTQCRAIAATTGARLMLTDRPYDAVKGVDFIYTDVWVSMGEPFEKWGERIKELLPYQVNAALLAATGNPRVKFMHCLPAFHDTQTELGKKIADEYELASGVEVTDQVFESEASIVFEQAENRLHTIKAILVATLDG; this comes from the coding sequence ATCATGTTCAACGTACACAATCGAAGCTACCTGACGCTGATGGAATATACGCCGCGACAGATCCACTTTCTGCTGGATCTGTCGCGCGATCTGAAACGGGCGAAGTATGCGGGAAATGAAAGCCAGCGTCTGAGCGGCAAGAACATCGCGCTGATCTTCGAGAAGACGTCGACGCGTACCCGCTGTGCGTTTGAGGTGGCCGCGCACGATCAGGGCGCGCACGTGACGTACCTGGATTCAAGCGGCTCCCAGATCGGTCATAAGGAGTCGATCAAGGACACCGCGCGCGTGCTCGGCCGAATGTTCGACGCAATCGAATACCGCGGCTTCGGTCAGGATGTCGTCGAAGAACTCGCGAAGTTCGCCGGCGTGCCGGTCTACAACGGTTTGACGGACGAGTTTCATCCAACCCAGATGCTCGCCGACATGCTCACGATGCATGAGTTCAGCGATAAACCTTTGCATGAGGTGGCCTACGCTTACGTCGGCGACGCGCACAACAACACCGGCAACTCGCTGATGATCGTCGGCACGAAGCTTGGTATGGACGTGCGGCTCTGTGCGCCGCGTCACCTATGGCCTCAGGATGAACTGGTTACGCAATGCCGCGCCATCGCGGCCACAACCGGCGCGCGCCTGATGTTGACCGATCGGCCTTATGACGCGGTCAAGGGTGTCGATTTCATTTACACCGACGTCTGGGTCTCAATGGGCGAGCCGTTCGAGAAATGGGGTGAACGCATCAAGGAATTGCTGCCGTATCAGGTCAATGCTGCGCTGCTTGCCGCTACCGGCAATCCGCGCGTCAAGTTCATGCATTGTCTGCCCGCGTTTCACGACACGCAAACAGAGTTGGGCAAGAAGATAGCTGATGAGTATGAGCTTGCGAGCGGTGTGGAGGTGACCGATCAGGTGTTTGAGTCCGAGGCTTCGATCGTGTTCGAGCAGGCGGAAAACCGGCTGCATACGATCAAGGCGATTCTGGTCGCAACGCTTGACGGATAA
- a CDS encoding NAD(P) transhydrogenase subunit alpha, with amino-acid sequence MDFQISISGFVALYIFMLAAFAGWVIIGRVPAILHTPLMSGSNFVHGIVVVGGIYALLNASTVQEQVIGFFAVLLGAGNAAGGYAVTDRMLAMFKTSDHTAGHGGHGKTGTVKSIHVKKH; translated from the coding sequence ATGGACTTCCAGATCAGCATTTCCGGCTTCGTCGCGCTTTATATCTTCATGCTGGCGGCGTTTGCCGGCTGGGTGATTATCGGCCGCGTGCCGGCCATCCTCCACACGCCGCTGATGTCGGGCTCGAACTTCGTGCACGGCATCGTAGTGGTGGGCGGGATCTATGCGCTGCTGAACGCGAGCACGGTGCAGGAGCAGGTCATCGGTTTCTTTGCCGTGCTGCTCGGCGCGGGCAATGCCGCGGGCGGCTACGCGGTCACCGACCGCATGCTCGCCATGTTCAAGACCAGCGACCACACAGCGGGGCACGGCGGGCACGGCAAGACCGGTACCGTCAAGTCCATCCACGTGAAGAAACATTGA
- a CDS encoding NAD(P)(+) transhydrogenase (Re/Si-specific) subunit beta: MLILISHIGIGAVDLAAAFLFLYGLHRMSSPVTAPSGIFVAGIGMAVAVLASFLYAFDVGAAARPNLPVNLGLAVVALALGGGVAWWGGRKVAMTAMPQMVAIYNGMGGGAAGAIAAVELFGNKAPGAGALVMTLLGALIGAVSLSGSLIAWAKLDGVINKPVRVKGQQAFNGLVLLLTVAVGAYIVVASADKAALILAMPTWIYVFFACALALGILMTLPIGGADMPVVISIFNAFTGLAVGIEGYVLQNPALMIAGMVVGAAGMLLTLLMATAMNRSVSNVIFTNFGDVASKHKQGKIKGELKPTQPGDAGIAMRYAASVIIVPGYGLAVSQGQGKLYEFVKLLQAGGVSVKFAVHPVAGRMPGQMDVLLAEAGVPYDMIFQLEDINDQFATTDVALIIGANDVVNPAARTDKSSAIYGMPILNADHAKQVFVIKRGEGKGYAGIVNALFYADNCNMVYGDAQAVLIKMIEAVRGLGLPAVA; encoded by the coding sequence ATGTTGATCCTGATCTCTCACATCGGCATCGGCGCGGTCGATCTCGCCGCTGCCTTTCTCTTCCTGTATGGCCTGCACCGCATGTCGTCGCCGGTAACGGCGCCTTCGGGCATCTTCGTGGCCGGCATCGGCATGGCGGTCGCCGTATTGGCGAGCTTTCTGTACGCGTTCGACGTGGGGGCGGCGGCACGGCCCAATCTGCCTGTCAACCTCGGCCTCGCCGTCGTCGCATTGGCGCTGGGCGGCGGGGTGGCCTGGTGGGGCGGCCGCAAGGTGGCCATGACCGCCATGCCGCAAATGGTGGCGATCTACAACGGCATGGGCGGCGGCGCGGCCGGCGCGATTGCTGCGGTCGAACTGTTCGGCAACAAGGCCCCGGGTGCAGGCGCACTCGTCATGACCTTGCTCGGCGCATTGATCGGCGCGGTGTCGCTGTCGGGCTCGCTGATTGCCTGGGCCAAGCTTGATGGGGTCATCAACAAGCCGGTCCGCGTGAAAGGGCAGCAGGCGTTCAACGGGTTGGTCCTGCTGTTGACTGTCGCCGTGGGTGCCTACATCGTCGTCGCTAGTGCGGACAAGGCAGCGTTGATCCTGGCGATGCCGACGTGGATCTACGTGTTCTTCGCTTGCGCGCTGGCGCTGGGCATCCTGATGACGCTGCCGATTGGCGGCGCCGACATGCCGGTGGTGATTTCCATCTTCAACGCCTTCACGGGTCTCGCAGTCGGCATTGAAGGCTATGTGCTACAGAACCCAGCATTGATGATCGCGGGCATGGTGGTGGGCGCGGCCGGCATGTTGCTGACGCTGCTAATGGCCACGGCGATGAACCGTTCCGTGAGCAATGTGATCTTCACCAACTTCGGTGACGTGGCGTCAAAGCACAAGCAGGGCAAGATCAAGGGCGAGCTCAAGCCTACCCAGCCGGGCGACGCCGGCATCGCGATGCGCTATGCCGCCTCGGTGATCATCGTGCCGGGCTACGGTCTTGCTGTCTCGCAGGGGCAGGGCAAGCTCTACGAATTCGTCAAACTGCTGCAGGCGGGCGGCGTCTCGGTGAAGTTTGCGGTTCACCCGGTGGCAGGTCGCATGCCGGGCCAGATGGACGTGTTGCTGGCAGAGGCCGGTGTTCCCTACGACATGATCTTTCAGCTCGAGGATATCAACGACCAGTTCGCCACGACTGACGTGGCGCTGATAATCGGCGCCAACGACGTAGTGAACCCGGCCGCGCGCACCGACAAATCATCAGCCATCTACGGCATGCCGATCCTCAACGCCGATCACGCCAAGCAGGTGTTCGTGATCAAGCGCGGCGAAGGCAAGGGTTACGCCGGCATCGTCAATGCACTTTTCTACGCAGACAACTGCAACATGGTCTATGGCGACGCCCAGGCCGTGCTCATCAAGATGATCGAAGCGGTCCGCGGGCTCGGTTTGCCCGCTGTGGCGTAG
- a CDS encoding NAD(P)H-hydrate dehydratase — MNPLTALLDAQQMKEADRLTVASGIAGVALMENAGRPVAQEIQKRWARCPVVVLCGPGSNGGDGFVAARRLAEADWPVRIALLVPRNSLRGDAAYHAALWRGPVEPMTPAALDGAALVVDAIFGAGLSRALEGSAAQTLAAAAARKLTIVAVDVPSGLMGDTGADMGAVPAALTITCFRKKPGHLLQPGRRLCGELVVADIGTPESVFEQVSPNTFENDPALWTHALPALQVDGNKYTRGHALVWGGYPTMGAARMAARAAARSGAGLTTIAVPEVALPVYAAALTSIMVSALAAPGDLERLLADRRYSGLLIGPGAGVGDATRTHTLEMLNTRRATVLDADALSSFHDDPHLLFGAIAGPCVMTPHEGEFVRLFDVTGDKLCRARFAARLSDAVIVIKGSDTVIAAPDGCAIVNANAPASLATAGAGDVLSGILLGLLAQGMEPFLASAAAVWLHGAAAAAFGPGLLAEDLPDLLPGVLRGLGGLVAA; from the coding sequence ATGAACCCGCTGACAGCACTACTTGATGCGCAGCAAATGAAGGAGGCGGATCGCCTCACGGTTGCCTCCGGTATTGCCGGAGTCGCGCTAATGGAGAACGCGGGCCGGCCGGTGGCGCAAGAAATCCAGAAACGCTGGGCGCGCTGCCCCGTTGTCGTATTGTGCGGACCGGGGAGCAACGGTGGTGACGGCTTCGTCGCAGCCAGGCGGCTGGCTGAGGCCGATTGGCCAGTGCGCATTGCGCTGCTTGTGCCGAGGAACAGCTTGCGCGGTGACGCGGCCTATCACGCTGCACTTTGGCGAGGCCCGGTTGAACCAATGACGCCAGCCGCGCTGGACGGTGCCGCGCTGGTTGTCGATGCGATCTTCGGTGCGGGCCTGAGCCGCGCGCTTGAGGGGTCTGCAGCTCAGACACTGGCAGCTGCAGCGGCGCGCAAGCTGACGATCGTTGCTGTCGATGTCCCGAGCGGGTTAATGGGCGACACCGGCGCCGACATGGGTGCAGTGCCTGCAGCGCTCACCATCACCTGCTTTCGCAAGAAGCCCGGACATCTGCTTCAGCCGGGACGCAGGCTGTGTGGTGAACTGGTAGTGGCAGACATCGGAACACCCGAATCGGTGTTCGAACAGGTCAGCCCGAACACGTTCGAGAACGATCCGGCGTTGTGGACTCACGCTCTGCCAGCGCTTCAGGTCGACGGAAACAAATATACGCGAGGTCACGCGCTCGTCTGGGGTGGCTACCCGACTATGGGGGCGGCCCGCATGGCCGCCCGCGCTGCGGCACGTTCGGGTGCGGGGCTGACCACTATTGCAGTGCCGGAGGTTGCGCTTCCGGTCTACGCAGCGGCGCTCACCAGCATTATGGTGAGTGCGCTTGCCGCACCGGGTGATTTAGAACGACTGCTTGCTGATCGCCGCTACTCAGGCCTGCTGATCGGCCCAGGAGCGGGTGTAGGCGATGCGACCCGAACGCATACGCTGGAGATGCTCAATACTCGCCGGGCAACGGTGCTCGATGCCGACGCGTTGTCGAGTTTCCATGATGATCCGCATCTGTTGTTCGGCGCCATCGCCGGGCCGTGTGTCATGACTCCGCACGAGGGCGAATTCGTTCGTCTGTTCGACGTCACGGGTGACAAGCTCTGCCGCGCGCGCTTTGCTGCGCGTCTGAGCGATGCCGTGATCGTGATAAAGGGCAGCGATACGGTTATCGCTGCCCCCGACGGGTGCGCCATCGTTAATGCGAATGCACCGGCGAGTCTTGCCACTGCAGGCGCCGGGGATGTACTAAGCGGCATCCTGCTCGGCCTTTTGGCTCAAGGGATGGAGCCATTCCTTGCATCCGCTGCCGCTGTCTGGCTGCACGGCGCCGCGGCGGCGGCATTTGGCCCCGGGCTGCTGGCTGAAGACCTGCCGGACCTCCTTCCCGGCGTGTTACGAGGTCTTGGAGGGCTGGTAGCGGCATAA
- a CDS encoding carbamate kinase — translation MRIVVALGGNALLRRGEHPSVEAQRENVRRAAAQLAEIASGNSLVIVHGNGPQVGLLASQGMSMPEDERFPLDVLDAETEGLVGYLLELELRNSLLGQRVCTSMLTMVEVNPNDPAFALPDKPIGAMYSQADANTATREKGWTMALDGPAYRRVVASPKPVRILQIQPVRWLLAHGSIVICAGGGGIPVVAGASGSYRGVEAVIDKDRSAALLAREIEADLFVIATDVRGLYLDWGTVSQRPVRRASPDALGKLAFAAGSMGPKVEAACEFAIRTRNRAVIGSLDDIGKMVAGTAGTSIRLGQAQLEEGPGDIDVRSNETPEPIS, via the coding sequence ATGCGCATTGTAGTCGCACTTGGTGGAAATGCTTTGCTCAGACGCGGGGAACATCCGAGCGTCGAGGCTCAGCGCGAAAACGTGCGGCGCGCGGCCGCACAACTGGCGGAAATCGCAAGCGGCAACAGCCTCGTGATCGTCCATGGCAATGGCCCTCAGGTGGGGCTGTTGGCGTCGCAAGGCATGAGCATGCCGGAAGACGAACGCTTCCCGCTCGACGTACTGGATGCTGAGACAGAAGGTCTGGTCGGCTATCTGTTAGAACTCGAGTTGCGCAACAGTTTGCTGGGCCAGCGCGTTTGTACCAGCATGCTGACCATGGTCGAAGTGAATCCCAATGATCCCGCTTTCGCGCTGCCCGACAAGCCGATCGGCGCGATGTACAGTCAGGCTGATGCGAATACGGCCACGCGTGAGAAAGGCTGGACGATGGCGCTGGATGGTCCGGCATACCGGCGCGTGGTTGCGAGTCCCAAGCCCGTGCGCATCCTTCAGATCCAGCCTGTGCGATGGTTGCTCGCGCATGGGTCGATCGTGATCTGCGCGGGGGGCGGAGGCATTCCGGTCGTCGCCGGGGCGAGCGGGAGCTATCGGGGCGTGGAAGCGGTCATCGACAAAGATCGTAGCGCGGCGCTGCTCGCGAGAGAGATCGAAGCGGATCTGTTTGTCATCGCAACGGATGTGCGAGGTCTCTACCTTGATTGGGGCACAGTGTCACAGCGGCCGGTTCGCCGCGCGAGTCCTGACGCGCTAGGCAAGCTGGCTTTTGCGGCTGGTTCGATGGGACCCAAGGTGGAAGCGGCCTGTGAGTTCGCCATACGTACGCGCAATCGCGCGGTCATTGGTTCACTCGATGACATCGGAAAGATGGTCGCCGGCACCGCCGGCACCTCGATACGATTGGGTCAGGCGCAGCTCGAAGAAGGGCCAGGAGATATCGATGTACGCAGCAATGAGACTCCGGAGCCGATCTCATGA
- a CDS encoding NAD-dependent succinate-semialdehyde dehydrogenase has product MAYQSVNPNTGKVLKSFDELNDNQLEEAIATAESCFNKWKHTTYAQRAEIISRAAALMRANVDEFAKLATLEMGKRIDEARGEVKFSADILAYYAEHAQTFLAPTKLHPKVGEAHMENSPFGVLFCVEPWNFPYYQLARVAGPHLMAGNVLVVKHAGCVPQCAIAFEKLLIDAGAPKGAYTNLLISHEQSDRVIDDPRIKGVALTGSVEAGRSIAARAGQNLKKTSMELGGSDAFIVLDDADLEKTIPWAVWGRMYNGGQTCCAAKRFIAVDSIADKFLAKFQAALSELKAGDPMDEKTTHGPLSTEAALVQLLKQVDSAVAHGATLVMGGKRIDRPGAFMETTILTDIKPDNPAFRDEFFGPVVSFYRVKDEAAAIALANDSDFGLGGSVFTADESRGKRVASGVETGMMFINNIDWSDAELPFGGIKDSGYGRELGNMGIQEFVNTKLVRTARLDAPA; this is encoded by the coding sequence ATGGCTTACCAAAGCGTCAACCCCAACACCGGCAAGGTCCTGAAGAGCTTCGACGAGCTCAACGACAACCAGCTTGAAGAGGCGATCGCCACCGCTGAATCGTGCTTCAATAAGTGGAAGCACACAACCTACGCACAGCGGGCAGAGATCATTTCCAGGGCCGCAGCCCTGATGCGCGCGAACGTCGATGAATTCGCCAAACTGGCGACCCTTGAAATGGGCAAACGCATCGATGAAGCGCGCGGAGAAGTGAAGTTCAGCGCAGATATCCTCGCCTACTACGCAGAGCACGCACAAACCTTCCTCGCGCCGACCAAGCTGCATCCGAAAGTCGGCGAGGCGCATATGGAAAACAGCCCATTCGGCGTGCTTTTCTGTGTGGAGCCGTGGAATTTCCCGTATTACCAGTTGGCCCGCGTCGCGGGGCCACACCTGATGGCAGGCAACGTGCTGGTGGTCAAGCATGCCGGGTGCGTACCGCAATGCGCGATTGCCTTCGAGAAGCTTCTGATCGACGCAGGTGCACCAAAGGGCGCTTACACCAATCTGCTGATCTCGCACGAACAGTCCGACCGCGTAATTGACGATCCGCGTATCAAGGGCGTGGCCTTGACTGGCAGCGTCGAAGCCGGCCGAAGCATTGCCGCGCGAGCCGGACAGAACCTGAAGAAGACGTCGATGGAGCTAGGCGGCAGCGATGCGTTCATCGTGCTCGACGACGCCGACCTCGAAAAGACGATCCCGTGGGCCGTATGGGGGCGCATGTATAACGGCGGCCAAACCTGTTGCGCGGCCAAGCGGTTCATCGCGGTCGACTCGATTGCAGACAAGTTTCTCGCGAAGTTCCAGGCTGCGCTGTCCGAGTTGAAGGCCGGCGACCCGATGGACGAGAAAACCACGCACGGCCCGTTATCGACGGAAGCCGCTCTCGTGCAACTGCTCAAACAGGTTGACAGCGCGGTGGCCCATGGCGCCACGCTGGTGATGGGCGGCAAGCGCATCGACCGGCCGGGTGCATTCATGGAAACCACGATCCTGACGGACATCAAGCCGGACAATCCCGCTTTCCGTGACGAATTCTTCGGCCCGGTGGTGTCGTTCTATCGCGTCAAGGATGAAGCTGCAGCCATTGCGCTGGCCAACGATTCCGACTTCGGCCTCGGTGGTTCGGTCTTCACGGCAGACGAATCGCGCGGTAAGCGGGTGGCGAGCGGCGTCGAAACCGGGATGATGTTTATTAACAACATCGACTGGTCCGATGCGGAACTTCCGTTCGGCGGCATCAAGGACTCCGGTTACGGGCGTGAGCTCGGCAACATGGGTATCCAGGAGTTCGTCAACACGAAGCTGGTTCGTACTGCCCGTCTCGACGCACCGGCCTGA
- a CDS encoding cation-transporting P-type ATPase, with product MSDTALATPAPAADKAAVSNAPAPGGLSSSEARQRLAKSGPNAISDTSVHPLRTAIAKFRSLVPWTLEAAIVLQLVPGKYVEEGIVAGLQVLTAWLASILVALNALKIPICRQLNIA from the coding sequence ATGAGCGACACGGCCCTGGCAACACCCGCGCCGGCAGCTGATAAGGCGGCCGTCTCCAACGCACCCGCACCAGGCGGTCTAAGCTCCAGTGAAGCTCGCCAGCGACTCGCCAAGTCCGGCCCGAACGCCATATCTGACACGTCGGTGCATCCCTTGCGCACGGCAATCGCGAAATTTCGGTCTCTCGTGCCATGGACGCTCGAAGCTGCGATCGTTCTTCAGTTGGTGCCTGGCAAGTACGTCGAGGAGGGTATCGTCGCCGGGCTGCAGGTGCTTACTGCCTGGCTCGCCTCGATCCTGGTCGCGCTGAACGCGCTCAAGATTCCCATCTGCCGACAACTGAATATCGCCTAG